From the genome of Tripterygium wilfordii isolate XIE 37 chromosome 6, ASM1340144v1, whole genome shotgun sequence:
GATCCGGTGTCTGGAGCTTGGGATTCCTATCTCTACTCCAATCCATGAAAACCGTGATAGCGACAAAATTCTGAACCTCCTCTGCAATCTCCTCCGTCCATTGTCTGCAACATCCACTGATAAAGTCACTCGGAAGAAGTTAGCTTTGTTGTCGTAGGAGAGCAGAGCACTGGGAATCGTTTTCCCCGGAATTGGGTTTGTAAGGAAGGAGAGAAAGGCGAGGGACATGTGGGGATTTGGGGGTAGGTACTATTGGGGGAGGAAGGAAGGTAGAGGGAACAGGGAGGGAATAGTTATAGTTTTCGCGTGGATGTCGAGTCAGGAGAGGCACTTGAAGAACTACGTTGACCTCTACTCCTCCTTGGGTTGGAATTCCCTTGTCTGTCACCCGGAATTTCTCAATTCGTAAGTTTCCTTGTCCTGAATCGAGTCTTTTGATGTGGGTTTAATCGAGTTTGGCTGTATTTGCAATATCGGTTTCTCCGTTTGGTTTATTGGGCTTTGGAGAAGCAATGTTTTGCTATAACAATACGCTTAATGTCGAGAATTCTTCGGAAATTGTATCATTTGAGCTCTTTTAGATGTTATTAAGCAGATTATTAGACATTGCTTTGTAGCTTGGCTTTCTCTGTAGTCAGGAAGTCTGTTCGGATTCCATAAGTTCAGTTCACCTTATGAGCCTCAATTACTATGCACACAAGTTTATAAGCTGAGTATAACACACATAAAGATGGGGACTTAGACATATACTGTCTTCATTTGTAAAAAAATCGATACTCTTTATTCTCTGACAATAATATCTTCATGATCTTGCCACAACTTTTGCTTCATTGTAAGTGCCAAGTACGTGTTATCACTGCTATATTGCTTTAGATGAGGGTTCAATTGGTTGGCATAAACAGATAGATTTGTTCTTTCTCAAGCTTATATTTTAAGTGGCATAAACTGTTAAGTTTGCTGTCAAATCTTCTGAAATCTTAGATACTAGACtttcttatgtttcaaaatggCTGCTTGTCCGGTTAAATGTCAATTGATGCCTTTAAATGAAAGATACGTTTTATAAGTGCCTTTTTGATGTACATGCATTCACACTTACACATGGAGACTGCAATGGTCTTGGACTTGATATTCTGCCTCTGTAACCTATGCAGGTTTTTCCCTGAGAAGGCAGCCAGATTAGCATTTGACGTTCTTAATGAATTGGTTGAGGTCAGTGCTATTATTGTTGTCTTAGTACAAGTAGAGAAGTTTTCTCCTTTAAACTGCTTAACTAATAGATGCTATGGGAGTTGCAAACTTTTGGAGTGGTGAAACAATTTCTTCATTCAAACTGCATGAATGTTTAGTATGGAGAGCAAAACATTTAATTGCATCAAACATGATAATCTTTGCCATTTAGACTCCACATAAATTGTTCCTTTGATGGCAGTAGAATTTGTTGCAGTTTGATGGATAGTTTCTCTGTCTTTTGATTTTCAGGATCTTAAGGTTAGGCCCTGTCCTATCGTATTTGCATCATTTTCTGGTGGCCCAAAAGCTTGCATGTACAAAGTTCTTCAGGTAATATATATTCAGCCATTGGTAAACATTTATTGCCTTTATATAAATAATTGTGTGTGTATGCATGTATCAATGTAATTATATTGGATGTCCTTCCAAAGGTGGAAAAGAGTGTAAAAAAGACTATTATTGAATTTCCTTTTCTTCGTTGTTGCAGATAATTGAAGCGAAGTGTGAACCACAACTGAATCTTGTAAGTTGTTTTCCTTTGCATCCCTGAAAAATTAATGTTTCCACAGTTTGTGTGTACATGACTGCATGTGTttcttttattgtctttttctctctctttttttggtctGTATATGTGCGGGTGGGTGCTGTGGGGAGGGTAGTGGTTCGTAAAGTATAAGTAAAAAAGTGAGGAAATATGGAAGGATACTAATGCGTTGAAAAGGGCAAGTTAGTACTGCTGAGTTCAAGTTTTCACTGATCTCTCTTTGCCTTATTGctggaaatattttttggtCTAACATTACTAAATTGTTGTCTCATCTTTAATGTTATGCTCATACTCATCCTGTTTCTGTCTATGTTTCACTTTTGTTCTTCCGTTGTTTTGTCAAAGGATGATTGCCGGCTGGTTAGGGACTGTATTTCTGGTCATATTTATGATTCTTCTCCAGTGGATTTTACTAGTGACTTGGGTTCCCGCTTTGCTGTTCACCCAACTGTTCTCAAAATGTCTCATCCACCAAAATTTGCATCATGGATAGCAAACAGCATTGCTTCTGGGCTTGATGCTCTCTTTCTCAGCAAGTTTGAATCACAACGTGCTGAGTATTGGCAGACCCTGTACGCCTCTGTGGTAAGTTCTGAAAAAAGAGAAATTCTATACAAGATTCTTACATCTATTCCTGTCAATCTGAATCGTTGGCCTTGATATGCAGAGCATGGGGGCCCCATACCTCATTTTATACTCAGAAACGGATGATCTTGCTCCTTATCAGATCATCTGCAATTTTGCTCAACGACTTCAACAACTTGGGGGTGATGTGAAACTTTTGAAAATGAATGGCTCTCCTCATGTAGGTCTGTTTCTAACTTAAGGATTCTATCTTTAGTTACAGAAATGACATGC
Proteins encoded in this window:
- the LOC119999543 gene encoding uncharacterized protein LOC119999543, with translation MWGFGGRYYWGRKEGRGNREGIVIVFAWMSSQERHLKNYVDLYSSLGWNSLVCHPEFLNSFFPEKAARLAFDVLNELVEDLKVRPCPIVFASFSGGPKACMYKVLQIIEAKCEPQLNLDDCRLVRDCISGHIYDSSPVDFTSDLGSRFAVHPTVLKMSHPPKFASWIANSIASGLDALFLSKFESQRAEYWQTLYASVSMGAPYLILYSETDDLAPYQIICNFAQRLQQLGGDVKLLKMNGSPHVGHYRHYPIDYKAAVTELLGKAAAVYSQRIRRLEGERMGIEGTHDDEISGPVGDLRKASASPDRSFRGVYLAPSDHFPSPSSMEYYDGGDAGFVQDERKESLIHLPSPPSINAHGVLGQILFDVCVPKNVEGWDLRSSASLHTRQHNQRHVPFNPIKCIRRSRL